Proteins from one Elgaria multicarinata webbii isolate HBS135686 ecotype San Diego chromosome 3, rElgMul1.1.pri, whole genome shotgun sequence genomic window:
- the LOC134396792 gene encoding 2'-5'-oligoadenylate synthase 1-like translates to MEQLYSVQSGDLDAFIANHLQPSEEFSRNINDVVHRICTFLKEQCALEARVIKTVKGGSTGKGTALGDNSDADLVVFLSCFSSYQDQAEKRMSVIRNIEEKLKYCKRSIAFNIDFPIINPKARSLSLIFQSKKKKAAIEVDILPAYDVLGQITSEYKPPPQVYLELIQANGTPGEFNTSFTELQRNFVKHCPAKLKGLLRLVKHWYKELKKHLKQTNPSSTLPPKFALELLTIYAWEEGKRRAEQFNTAEGFCTVMKLLTRYEELCIYWTAYYSLEHPTIGAHVKKMLKGPRPVIVDPADPTQNVAKGNGWPLLAREASSCLDQSCCKKGGLPIKPWDVQPARAIQVTLQELTGVRRMVTYSPYTTIGQIKEDIGRELRVSIYELALALALQDPHQEAIHLQNDKALANYGVFYNTTILLLQTKPQEIEIFVKDHNGRSSVYAILPNETVLNLKKKIEARTSVLVNQQRLTYNDRELEDTNTFAFYNIRAKDTVYLLLRVRGGHALF, encoded by the exons ATGGAGCAGCTGTACAGCGTCCAGTCGGGTGACCTCGATGCCTTCATTGCTAATCACCTGCAGCCCAGCGAGGAGTTCAGTAGGAACATTAATGATGTTGTCCATAGAATCTGTACTTTCCTGAAAGAGCAGTGCGCCTTGGAGGCCAGAGTGATCAAGACGGTAAAG GGTGGCTCTACAGGGAAGGGGACAGCCCTGGGTGACAATTCAGATGCTGATCTAGTTGTCTTCCTGAGCTGCTTCTCCAGCTACCAGGATCAGGCGGAGAAGCGCATGTCTGTGATCAGGAACATTGAGGAGAAACTGAAGTACTGCAAGCGGAGTATTGCCTTCAACATTGATTTCCCAATCATAAACCCAAAGGCTCGATCGCTCAGCCTCATCTTTCagtcaaaaaagaagaaagcggCTATTGAAGTGGACATCCTCCCAGCATACGATGTTTTAG gacAGATAACATCTGAATATAAGCCTCCTCCTCAGGTCTATTTAGAGCTGATCCAAGCTAATGGAACTCCTGGTGAGTTCAATACTTCCTTCACGGAGCTGCAGAGGAATTTTGTGAAGCACTGCCCTGCCAAACTCAAGGGACTTCTGCGGCTGGTCAAGCACTGGTACAAAGAACTTAAGAAG CATCTCAAACAGACAAACCCATCATCAACCCTCCCACCAAAGTTTGCCTTGGAGTTGCTTACCATCTATGCCTGGGAGGAAGGTAAGCGCAGGGCAGAGCAATTCAACACAGCAGAAGGGTTTTGCACAGTGATGAAGTTGCTGACTCGATACGAAGAACTCTGCATTTACTGGACTGCATACTACAGTCTTGAGCACCCCACAATAGGGGCACACGTGAAAAAAATGCTGAAAGGACCTCG TCCTGTGATTGTAGATCCGGCAGATCCAACACAGAATGTAGCCAAGGGAAATGGTTGGCCACTGCTGGCCAGGGAAGCTTCCTCCTGCCTGGACCAGTCATGCTGCAAAAAAGGCGGTTTGCCTATTAAACCCTGGGATGTGCAG CCAGCCAGAGCCATTCAGGTGACCCTGCAAGAGCTAACTGGAGTAAGACGGATGGTGACATACAGTCCTTACACCACCATTGGGCAGATCAAGGAAGACATAGGAAGAGAGCTGCGTGTCTCCATCTATgagctggccctggccctggccctgcagGATCCTCACCAAGAGGCCATACACCTGCAGAATGACAAGGCATTAGCAAATTATGGTGTGTTCTACAATACCACTATCCTGCTACTCCAAACTAAACCACAAGAGATAGAGATTTTTGTGAAAGACCACAATGGCAGGAGCTCGGTCTACGCAATCTTACCCAATGAAACTGTTCTGAATCTGAAAAAAAAGATCGAAGCCCGCACAAGTGTACTTGTGAACCAACAGCGCCTGACCTATAATGACCGGGAGCTAGAAGACACCAATACATTTGCTTTTTACAATATTAGGGCCAAAGACACTGTCTATCTACTTTTGAGGGTTAGAGGTGGACATGCCTTATTTTAA